Proteins co-encoded in one Prunus persica cultivar Lovell chromosome G6, Prunus_persica_NCBIv2, whole genome shotgun sequence genomic window:
- the LOC18773379 gene encoding probable mannitol dehydrogenase, with the protein MVTPTEQEHPKKAFGWAARDSSGVLSPFKFSRRETGEKDVSFKVLYCGICHSDLHMVKNEWDFSTYPLVPGHEIVGVVTEVGSKVQKFSVGDKVGVGCMVGSCTSCDSCSNNLENYCPKYILTYGAKYHDGTITYGGYSDFMVADEKFVIRVPDNLPLDGAAPLLCAGITTYSPLRYYGLDKPGMHVGVVGLGGLGHVAVKFAKAMGVKVTVISTSPNKKKEAIEHLCADSFLVSRDQDQMQAAVGTMDGIIDTVSAVHPLLPLIALLKSNGKLVMVGAPEKPLELPVFPLLLGRKMVAGSNIGGMKETQEMIDFAAKHNITAQVEVIPIDYLNIAMERLAKTDVKYRFVIDIGNTLKST; encoded by the exons atggtgACGCCTACAGAGCAAGAACACCCCAAGAAGGCTTTTGGATGGGCTGCCAGAGACTCATCTGGCGTTCTCTCTCCCTTTAAATTCTCAAGAAG AGAAACTGGAGAGAAAGATGTGTCATTCAAAGTGCTGTACTGTGGGATATGCCATTCGGACCTTCACATGGTGAAGAATGAATGGGATTTTTCTACATATCCTCTAGTTCCCGG ACATGAGATAGTTGGTGTAGTGACAGAGGTAGggagcaaagttcaaaaattcAGTGTTGGAGACAAGGTAGGTGTTGGATGCATGGTAGGATCGTGCACATCTTGTGATAGTTGTTCCAACAATCTTGAGAATTACTGCCCCAAATATATACTCACCTACGGTGCCAAGTACCATGACGGAACCATCACATATGGAGGTTACTCTGACTTCATGGTGGCCGATGAGAAATTCGTAATTCGTGTTCCGGACAACCTTCCTCTTGATGGTGCTGCCCCTCTTCTATGCGCAGGGATTACAACTTACAGTCCCTTGAGATATTATGGTCTTGACAAACCTGGTATGCATGTGGGTGTGGTTGGTCTAGGTGGTCTTGGACATGTGGCTGTAAAGTTTGCCAAGGCTATGGGGGTTAAGGTTACGGTGATCAGTACCTCACCTAATAAGAAGAAGGAAGCTATTGAACATCTTTGTGCCGATTCGTTTTTGGTCAGCCGTGATCAAGATCAGATGCAG GCAGCCGTGGGCACAATGGATGGCATTATCGATACGGTTTCAGCAGTCCACCCACTCTTGCCTTTAATTGCTTTGTTGAAGTCTAATGGAAAGCTTGTTATGGTTGGTGCACCAGAGAAACCCCTTGAGCTTCCAGTTTTTCCTTTGCTATTGG GAAGAAAGATGGTTGCTGGTAGTAATATCGGAGGCATGAAGGAGACACAAGAGATGATTGATTTTGCAGCCAAGCACAACATAACAGCCCAAGTTGAGGTTATCCCAATTGATTATTTGAACATTGCCATGGAGCGCCTTGCCAAAACAGATGTCAAATACCGATTTGTCATTGACATTGGGAACACATTGAAGTCTACTTAA